In Naumovozyma castellii chromosome 1, complete genome, one DNA window encodes the following:
- the MSB2 gene encoding Msb2p (ancestral locus Anc_4.150): protein MLTILPIIYILSIFSLVKAAPLFNNGSSAFTSFSVVSPSMVSIPAPEISISSKDKQQLSDTTSQDSTSVVQPVYTSLFDSSFVSAISTPTFTPTFSIPSVSSDISAISDTVSTEKTTQSIVSTNQASVSQTSSTVSEAQSVVSTPTISSVPVSSVVPTSSSTVSAIEDPNVSSTLLSVISTPPVSTSVSAVVSEKPSQVVSNTDVLVSTLTTSSTPPASASNPPVSVSTPPVSVSTPDVSVSAPVSNAASTVIAPPSSTSTPVVSSVPIPQISTQETPVSGVASTTLSNIVPSSVATDTNTFPISSIITPSVAASSVQSNTDILQPVSTISTLPNTVSGISSVTTNDVPTQSQITVPSSIPNTLPVTPSSVEAVTSTPTRNTPTFVSISSTATVAAPISDISTGPVSAPVSTQISAPPSQITPDQPKLPTVTPSSISSRTRRASSSTADNWWIPTQLITASTQVTGSAMVSSAATKTLPQVIGAATSVPTPEGYTVITIGFKEALNYEFIVSSPKSSAQIFSFLPYVLNTPFDDIYDNITVSRLVPLQKKDIGYFITVAEVLFPESAIANLSVYIKDTNSSLYTKNDDALRSLALLIDPSIPLTGLVTSANSADTSSSSSSTDSSSSSSKGNSDHKSGSTSEDDDSSSEDMGTLEYSGKSSSNPTGSIKNKKTLVPLVVCTVGGGILYICLMTFIVRFFVRRHRERQVAIKFPDDSSSSSSEFNNEKKDTNRQSITASMKINMWMDHSESNNEGGLYSSDVPAKKSMIKISKPIATQNSLGWNDV, encoded by the coding sequence ATGCTTACAATTTTACCGATTATCTACATCCTATCGATATTCAGTCTGGTAAAGGCGGCACCACTATTCAATAATGGGAGTTCTGCTTTCACATCATTTTCTGTGGTGAGTCCGTCGATGGTTTCCATCCCGGCACCAGAGATATCGATATCTTCTAAAGATAAACAGCAATTATCTGATACAACCTCTCAAGATTCTACTTCGGTGGTTCAACCTGTCTAtacatcattatttgacTCGTCATTTGTGTCTGCAATTTCCACTCCAACTTTTACACCAACTTTTTCAATCCCATCAGTTTCTTCAGACATATCAGCAATTTCTGATACCGTTTCAACTGAGAAAACAACTCAATCAATCGTTTCAACAAATCAAGCGTCTGTATCGCAAACTTCAAGTACTGTCAGTGAAGCACAATCAGTTGTATCAACTCCAACCATTTCTTCTGTACCAGTTTCATCTGTTGTTCCAACTTCTTCAAGTACAGTATCTGCTATTGAGGATCCTAATGTTTCTAGTACTTTGTTATCCGTTATAAGTACACCTCCGGTGTCTACTTCGGTGTCAGCTGTGGTATCTGAAAAGCCATCACAAGTAGTATCCAATACAGACGTGTTGGTTAGCACCCTTACCACCTCAAGCACTCCACCAGCATCCGCAAGTAATCCACCAGTTTCTGTAAGTACTCCACCAGTATCTGTTAGTACACCAGATGTCTCAGTTTCAGCTCCTGTCTCAAATGCTGCCAGTACCGTTATTGCTCCTCCTTCTTCTACCTCCACTCCAGTAGTTTCATCTGTACCAATTCCACAAATATCAACTCAAGAAACTCCAGTTAGCGGAGTCGCCTCTACTACATTGTCAAATATTGTTCCTTCAAGTGTTGCTACAGATACAAACACTTTCCCAATAAGTTCGATAATTACACCTTCTGTAGCTGCATCAAGCGTTCAATCTAACACTGACATTCTACAACCTGTTTCTACCATATCTACATTACCAAACACTGTTAGCGGTATTTCAAGTGTAACTACAAATGATGTCCCAACACAATCTCAAATAACTGTCCCATCTTCCATTCCAAATACTCTACCAGTTACACCTTCCTCTGTCGAAGCTGTAACGTCTACTCCAACTAGAAATACACCAACTTTTGTTAGTATAAGTTCAACAGCTACAGTTGCAGCTCCTATATCAGATATCTCAACAGGTCCTGTTTCTGCTCCAGTATCAACTCAAATTTCTGCTCCTCCTTCACAAATTACTCCAGATCAACCAAAATTACCAACGGTAACACCTAGTAGTATTAGTAGTAGAACTAGACGTGCGTCATCATCTACAGCTGATAATTGGTGGATTCCAACTCAACTTATTACAGCATCCACTCAAGTGACAGGATCTGCTATGGTTTCAAGTGCCGCAACAAAAACTCTTCCTCAAGTTATTGGTGCTGCCACAAGTGTACCAACACCTGAAGGTTATACGGTGATTACCATTGGATTTAAAGAAGCTTTGAATTATGAATTCATAGTATCAAGTCCAAAATCATCAGCacaaatattttccttcCTTCCATATGTTCTAAATACAccatttgatgatatttATGATAATATTACTGTATCAAGATTAGTTCCTTTACAGAAGAAAGACATTGGTTATTTCATAACAGTCGCTGAAGTTCTTTTCCCAGAAAGTGCTATTGCAAATCTTTCCGTTTATATTAAAGATACAAATAGTTCTCTTTACACAAAGAATGATGATGCCTTAAGGTCATTAGCACTATTGATTGATCCATCCATTCCATTAACAGGTCTGGTAACATCAGCAAATTCTGCTGatacttcttcatcttcttcttctacagattcatcatcatcatcctccAAGGGAAATTCTGACCACAAATCTGGTTCAACTtcagaagatgatgacTCCTCTTCAGAAGATATGGGGACATTAGAATATTCTGGTAAATCAAGTTCTAATCCAACAGGTAGtattaaaaacaaaaagacGCTAGTCCCTCTTGTGGTTTGTACCGTAGGTGGGGGTATCTTATACATTTGTTTAATGACATTTATTGTCAGATTTTTCGTTAGAAGACATCGTGAAAGACAAGTGGCTATAAAATTCCCAGACGATTCAAGTTCAAGTTCAAGCGAATTTAATAACGAGAAGAAGGATACTAATCGTCAATCAATTACTGCTTCTATGAAGATTAATATGTGGATGGATCATTCAGAATCCAACAATGAAGGTGgattatattcttctgATGTTCCAGCAAAGAAATCAATGATTAAGATATCTAAACCAATTGCCACACAAAATTCCTTGGGTTGGAATGATGTTTAA
- the YJU2 gene encoding mRNA splicing protein YJU2 (ancestral locus Anc_2.486), with the protein MSERKTLNKYYPPDYNPLEAEKMAKKMSKRLKTMNKSNATIRLMTPFSMKCLKCTEYIPKSRKFNGKKDVLNERYLNSIKIYRLSIRCPRCGNTITFRTDPKNADYIMESGGVKNFMGASKEESNANNADGFETIDEAVDRLVSEEAQSKEVKESDKMEELEKKLMKIQKQQEDGEQLENLRKQNLEKAKRAEKLGVDAYHSEGGNDSEEENKKLDKLVEDAIEGYKRNGQQKSPTPSQSEELTSIAQSSLKAQPITLKRKNLNRKNALGIMVKKRKK; encoded by the coding sequence ATGTCGGAAAGGAAaacattaaataaatattatccACCGGATTATAATCCGTTGGAAGCAGAAAAAATGGCCAAGAAAATGTCTAAGAGATTAAAAACTATGAACAAAAGTAATGCGACTATCAGACTTATGACACCTTTTAGTATGAAATGTCTGAAGTGTACTGAATATATCCCTAAAAGTCGAAAATTCAATGGAAAGAAGGACGTTCttaatgaaagatatttaaaTTCTATCAAAATTTATCGTTTAAGCATAAGGTGCCCTCGTTGTGGCAATACAATTACCTTTAGGACTGATCCAAAGAATGCAGATTATATAATGGAGTCGGGTGGAGTGAAGAATTTTATGGGAGcttcaaaagaagaatcaaaTGCTAATAATGCTGACGGATTTGAAACAATCGATGAAGCGGTTGATAGACTTGTAAGTGAAGAAGCCCAAAGCAAGGAGGTGAAAGAGTCTGATAAGATGGAAGAGTTAGAAAAAAAGCTCATGAAGATTCAAAAACAACAGGAAGACGGTGAGCAACTAGAAAATCTAAGGAAACAAAATCTCGAAAAGGCTAAGCGAGCTGAGAAACTAGGTGTAGATGCTTACCATAGTGAAGGGGGGAATGACAGTGAAGAGGAGAATAAAAAGCTGGATAAGTTGGTAGAGGACGCTATTGAAGGCTATAAGCGAAACGGGCAACAGAAAAGCCCAACACCATCGCAAAGTGAAGAATTGACAAGTATTGCTCAATCTTCATTAAAAGCACAGCCCATAACActaaaaaggaaaaatctAAACCGAAAAAATGCGCTAGGCATAATGGTtaagaagaggaagaaataA
- the SWC4 gene encoding Swc4p (ancestral locus Anc_4.137) codes for MSGSDVFDVLNIKYKGKISEHEGTTSNPISSSSSAVAVNRPAKMQVTGMQRELYNLLGENQPPIVIQPNTKFKEKLNNTNKASPWIHSQFTANKYVTLEHWTKGPKSEDGIPESNFTKYDIHLSIPEFSEEEYNSFMNPQTKSTESNETDNKPEHKWSYVEILYLFGLCRRYDLSWFVIYDRYNFGEEKSLEDLKEMFYEVCRKYFLAKDPNDTTLSLLDYKKDKEVERKKYLKRLLSRSAAEIAEEEALIIESKKFEMAAKKTLSERESILRLLDSPNSDQSVAQYMSSQGIAQLYNNLLSDKARKRKHENGIPENPWMKQQQQFAQQRHHQLQQGGDKRVDANSMNKKNKKQKYDAQTAMKKKGDAEYAEQLLQQFNDEERKALGVTAHGEKLSPGVYLRSTKISTFKPALQNKVVTVLQEIDMPTRPAMPSYEVILRYEKLLKRIVTLIDLKKHLDKLDAEKAITK; via the coding sequence ATGTCCGGGTCTGACGTATTTGATGTGCTGAATATAAAATACAAAGGGAAGATTTCAGAACATGAAGGAACTACCTCCAATCCAATatcgtcttcttcttcagcgGTAGCCGTGAATCGACCCGCAAAGATGCAAGTCACAGGTATGCAGAGAGAACTTTATAATCTATTAGGTGAAAACCAACCTCCAATTGTAATACAACCGAATACAAAatttaaggaaaaattgaacaacACTAATAAGGCATCACCTTGGATTCATTCTCAATTTACAGCGAACAAATATGTCACTTTGGAACATTGGACAAAGGGACCTAAATCCGAGGATGGAATTCCAGAGTCGAATTTTACTAAATATGATAtacatctttcaattccagAATTctcagaagaagaatataattcCTTTATGAACCCTCAGACAAAATCTACAGAATCAAATGAGACTGACAACAAACCTGAGCATAAATGGAGTTATGTAGAAATTTTGTATCTATTTGGACTGTGTCGGAGGTATGATCTCTCTTGGTTTGTTATCTACGACCGTTATAATTTTGGAGAGGAGAAATCGTTGGAAGATTTAAAAGAGATGTTTTATGAAGTGTGTAGGAAGTACTTTTTAGCAAAAGATCCAAATGACACGACTCTGTCGTTGTTAGATTATAAAAAGGATAAAGAGgtagaaagaaagaaatatttgaagagaCTTCTATCGAGGTCAGCAGCTGAGAttgctgaagaagaggCATTGATTATTGAGTCGAAGAAATTCGAGATGGCCGCAAAGAAGACATTAAGTGAGAGAGAATCTATACTGCGCTTGCTTGATTCTCCTAATTCTGATCAATCGGTGGCACAATATATGTCATCACAAGGGATCGCACAACTATATAATAACCTTTTATCTGACAAGGCAAGGAAACGTAAACATGAGAATGGTATTCCCGAAAATCCATGGATgaagcaacaacaacaatttgCCCAACAAAGGCACCATCAGTTACAACAAGGGGGTGATAAAAGGGTAGACGCTAATTCGATGAAtaaaaagaacaagaaacaaaagtATGATGCTCAAACGgcaatgaagaagaagggtGATGCAGAATATGCTGAGCAACTTCTACAACAGTTTAATGACGAAGAAAGGAAGGCTTTAGGTGTCACAGCTCATGGTGAGAAATTGTCACCAGGTGTTTATCTTAGATCTACAAAAATATCCACTTTTAAACCTGCATTACAAAATAAGGTGGTGACTGTTTTGCAAGAAATAGACATGCCAACTAGACCGGCAATGCCATCGTATGAAGTAATACTGAGATATGAGAAACTATTAAAACGTATCGTAACTCTAATCGATCTGAAGAAACATTTAGACAAGCTAGATGCTGAGAAGGCGATAACCAAATAG
- the MCY1 gene encoding putative cysteine synthase (ancestral locus Anc_4.148): protein MGQHSNLSLLSSVVTVGSLLFGAYSTYQLLYCKSDEISKPKDGVEELIGNTQMVKIRSLSNATGAEIYAKLELGNPAGSAKDRVALNIIKMAEKRGDLVRGEPGWVFEGTSGSTGISIAMICNALGYRAHISLPDDTSLEKLALLESLGATVNKVKPASIVDPNQYVNAAKKACETLLRENEDGSVKGVFADQFENEANWRVHYETTGPEIYKQMEGRIDGFIAGCGTGGTISGVSKYLKEKANVSCKVVLADPQGSGFYNRINHGVMYDFVEKEGTRRRHQVDTIIEGIGLNRITKNFRKGETFIDSSIRVSDQQALDMAKYLSVNDGLFVGSSTAINAVAAVKLAKELGPGSRIVIIACDSGSRHLSKFWKEAREVNRDLTLEQAMH, encoded by the coding sequence ATGGGACAGCATAGTAACTTATCTTTACTCTCTTCTGTTGTCACAGTGGGTTCATTGCTGTTTGGAGCCTATTCCACTTACCAATTGTTATATTGCAAATCAGATGAAATATCAAAACCTAAAGATGGTGTGGAAGAACTAATAGGGAACACACAAATGGTGAAGATTAGATCACTATCTAATGCCACAGGGGCAGAAATATACGCCAAGTTAGAGCTAGGAAATCCGGCCGGTAGTGCCAAGGATCGTGTTGCTTTaaatattatcaagatGGCAGAAAAACGAGGAGATTTGGTCAGAGGGGAACCTGGTTGGGTGTTTGAAGGTACAAGTGGTTCTACAGGGATATCTATTGCTATGATATGTAATGCACTTGGCTATAGGGCACACATTTCCTTACCGGATGATACATCCTTAGAAAAATTGGCATTGTTGGAGAGTCTTGGTGCCACTGTGAATAAAGTCAAGCCTGCAAGTATTGTAGACCCTAATCAGTACGTTAATGCAGCCAAGAAAGCATGTGAAACTTTACTAAGGGAGAATGAGGATGGTAGTGTGAAGGGAGTATTTGCAGaccaatttgaaaacgaGGCGAATTGGCGTGTTCATTATGAGACTACTGGGCCTGAAATTTATAAGCAGATGGAAGGTAGAATAGATGGGTTTATTGCAGGGTGTGGTACAGGTGGTACCATCTCAGGAgtatccaaatatttgaaggaaaaggCTAACGTTTCGTGTAAAGTTGTACTAGCTGATCCTCAAGGGTCAGGTTTCTACAATAGAATTAATCATGGTGTCATGTATGATTTTGTTGAGAAGGAGGGAACTAGACGGAGACATCAAGTGGATACGATCATTGAAGGTATTGGTTTAAATAGGATTACAAAAAACTTCCGTAAGGGAGAAACGTTTATCGATTCCTCGATCCGTGTGAGTGATCAACAGGCTCTTGATAtggcaaaatatttatccGTCAATGATGGGCTCTTTGTTGGGAGTAGCACTGCCATCAACGCAGTAGCTGCTGTGAAGCTAGCTAAAGAGTTAGGGCCGGGATCGAGGATAGTGATCATTGCGTGCGACAGCGGTTCGCGACACCTAAGTAAATTCTGGAAGGAGGCCCGGGAGGTAAACAGAGACCTCACTCTAGAGCAGGCAATGCACTAG
- the NCAS0A05250 gene encoding uncharacterized protein (ancestral locus Anc_4.152) has protein sequence MVSRLRRINNKVLGYKDSLQEYIRSDDGEEGDSVPEYPMDSEEQEELIQNFALNNYSRNQQYVNAVSVCCVICCGLFLILATRQPKDVAVLLILGFQSMVCSCVTLRYHFQHEYNIPKFIKFRITNRRITYINWILLILIFWLSVAEHGTEYYLMFFFQLPLVFFIVSTLMKKWILDMENEVSQLHNMKYKYKNV, from the coding sequence ATGGTTTCAAGGTTACGAAGGATTAACAACAAGGTTTTGGGCTATAAGGATAGCCTTCAAGAATATATTCGTAGTGATGATGGGGAGGAGGGTGATTCTGTTCCAGAGTATCCTATGGATTCTgaggaacaagaagagTTGATTCAGAACTTTGCGCTGAACAACTACTCAAGAAACCAGCAGTATGTTAATGCAGTATCTGTTTGCTGTGTAATTTGTTGTGGactttttttaatattggCAACTCGTCAACCCAAAGATGTTGCTGTATTGCTTATATTGGGATTTCAATCCATGGTGTGCTCCTGCGTTACCTTAagatatcattttcaacaCGAATATAATATACCTAAGTTTATTAAGTTTCGCATAACCAACAGGAGAATCACATATATAAATTGGATTCTACTAATATTAATCTTTTGGTTAAGTGTGGCAGAACATGGCAcggaatattatttaatgttcttctttcaacTACCCCTGGTATTTTTTATCGTGTCAACGCTTATGAAGAAGTGGATTCTTGACATGGAAAATGAAGTGTCTCAATTGCATAATATGAAGTATAAGTATAAGAATGTTTAG
- the EAT1 gene encoding putative hydrolase (ancestral locus Anc_4.151) encodes MNQLLPRRIIPSKAVVNLYYKHIKPRTITNGILPPVLINIHGLFGSSMMFRSLGRRLARESNYEVYNVDLRNHGQSPQVKPFNYMAMKADLIHFIETHIEPEQSIYLLGFSLGGKVGLLTALDGSINVKKCISIDIPPYETPILDRMITENAEMIRKIHYQEVKILRGRHNWGRKVLDMFKALPINNEKTALYFANGFLQHQPNNEVSTTNPYVEFYLPFQEFPTLFDEIKRWPIEESRNKETAVPTLFMKGIFSTFIKTDYSLLKKSFPNSGIQEFATSHNVLVDDPTHSFECIKNFLQDEAINV; translated from the coding sequence atgaatcaattgcTCCCGAGAAGGATAATTCCATCCAAAGCAGTTGTGAATCTATATTATAAACACATTAAGCCCAGAACGATAACCAATGGAATCTTACCTCCAGTACTAATCAATATACATGGACTATTTGGTTCCAGTATGATGTTCCGTTCACTGGGGAGAAGATTAGCCAGAGAATCCAATTACGAAGTTTACAATGTTGATTTAAGAAATCATGGACAATCACCGCAGGTGAAACCTTTCAATTATATGGCGATGAAGGCAGATCTGATTCATTTCATCGAGACGCATATTGAACCGGAACAATCCATTTATTTACTTGGGTTTTCTCTGGGTGGTAAAGTAGGACTTCTGACAGCTTTAGACGGCAGCATTAATGTGAAGAAATGTATTTCCATTGATATTCCACCGTATGAGACTCCAATTCTAGATCGAATGATTACGGAAAATGCTGAGATGATTAGAAAGattcattatcaagaaGTTAAAATCTTGAGAGGAAGGCATAATTGGGGACGGAAAGTATTGGATATGTTTAAGGCATTACCCATTAATAATGAGAAGACAGCTTTATATTTTGCTAACGGGTTTCTTCAACACCAGCCAAATAATGAAGTGTCAACAACGAACCCTTATGTGGAATTTtatcttccttttcaagaatttcCAACTCTATTCGATGAAATTAAACGTTGGCCAATTGAAGAGTCGAGAAATAAGGAGACTGCTGTACCGACTCTATTCATGAAGGGTATATTTTCCACATTCATTAAGACGGATTATAGTTTATTAAAGAAGTCTTTCCCAAATTCAGgcattcaagaatttgCGACTAGCCATAATGTTCTTGTCGACGATCCCACACATTCTTTTGAATGCATCAAGAATTTTCTTCAGGACGAAGCTATAAACGTCTGA
- the FET4 gene encoding Fet4p (ancestral locus Anc_1.537), which yields MGKINAFFGNPGIRPDIHHQAPIIVADQSTDDEVATIKVENGQELKFEEEHFEDEVASSDQSTAVELSQVNIENNGAITTSRGFTGLKKGWTDKTLDVLVDFAGGQIVFYCMWIILIIWIVLGIVYNAPFNWQVVMQDGQSIQCYVWDTLLMRQQLTSTHEQIMICGQLQSRMATFTHFLTKMGSSNSNSNSKASNDKSEKLDSNSNFELNEREPSHHSNVAIDSVIIDKKSIEGELPVENWYDRFSSVSSNIIGSVECMTLFWIGIIVWIICGIIPKDAGNSPPYTGRTTGSNPKLKKFSDDWQMYINTAVAVSLLICTTFLQNIRARHDKFISKFLVSTFDIESKIETKLRSHFKDFKTPNPVITIKAGKRSWGEKIIDWYADVIGTGIGVVVAIIAFGVWIGIGSPLHWNDSWWLIIGTYTGLVGFLDGFVIRQVYFRIVEYEEDNYASVADADLKLFQLLGIDCPDEFTGKPNAVVTKTLNYKISAFVNKICSTQWSVLVSVLIIIGLICASSGMRWSTTGQLIANTPTMIIEEFFLIVLIQAHNWADQQRRVEVSALLARRHILLAYIDGHF from the coding sequence ATGGGTAAAATCAATGCATTCTTCGGTAACCCTGGTATCAGGCCCgatattcatcatcaggCCCCCATTATAGTAGCGGATCAATCAACAGACGATGAAGTCGCTACCATCAAAGTGGAAAACGGTCAAGAACtgaaatttgaagaggagcattttgaagatgaagtcGCTAGTAGTGATCAATCAACTGCGGTAGAGTTAAGTCAAGtcaatattgaaaacaatgGTGCAATTACTACAAGTCGTGGGTTCACAGGTTTGAAGAAAGGTTGGACAGATAAGACGTTAGATGTTCTTGTCGATTTTGCTGGGGGTCAGATTGTTTTTTATTGTATGTGGATCATCTTAATCATTTGGATAGTTCTAGGGATCGTTTATAATGCTCCTTTCAACTGGCAAGTCGTCATGCAGGATGGTCAATCTATTCAATGTTACGTATGGGATACTTTGTTGATGAGACAACAATTGACAAGTACTCATGAACAAATTATGATTTGTGGTCAATTGCAATCAAGGATGGCGACGTTTACACATTTCTTAACCAAAATGGGAAGTtctaattctaattcaaattcaaaggCATCAAATGATAAGAGTGAGAAGTTAGACtctaattctaattttGAACTTAATGAAAGAGAACCTTCTCATCACTCCAATGTAGCCATTGACTCGGTAATTATTGATAAGAAATCCATTGAAGGTGAACTACCAGTGGAGAATTGGTATGATAGATTTTCATCcgtttcttcaaatataaTTGGTTCCGTAGAATGTATGACCCTCTTTTGGATTGGTATCATTGTTTGGATTATTTGTGGTATTATTCCAAAGGATGCTGGTAATAGTCCACCCTATACGGGGAGAACAACAGGTAGTAATcctaaattgaaaaaatttagtGATGATTGGCAAATGTATATTAATACAGCTGTAGCTGTTTCATTACTCATTTGTACTACTTTCTTACAAAATATTAGGGCAAGACATGATAAATtcatttccaaatttttaGTTTCAACATTTGACATTGAAtccaaaattgaaactaaATTAAGATCacatttcaaagattttaaaaCTCCAAACCCTGTGATTACTATTAAAGCGGGTAAAAGATCTTGGGGTGAAAAAATTATCGATTGGTACGCAGATGTCATTGGTACTGGTATtggtgttgttgttgctaTCATTGCATTCGGTGTTTGGATTGGTATTGGTTCTCCATTACATTGGAATGATAGTTGGTGGTTGATCATTGGGACATACACAGGTTTGGTTGGGTTTCTTGATGGGTTTGTCATTAGACAAGTTTATTTCAGAATCGTGGAATATGAGGAAGATAATTATGCTTCTGTAGCCGATGcagatttgaaattatttcaattaCTGGGGATAGATTGTCCCGATGAGTTTACCGGTAAGCCAAATGCAGTAGTTACGAAGACTTTGAACTATAAGATTTCAGcatttgtaaataaaatttgttCTACTCAATGGAGTGTATTAGTTTCCGTCCTTATAATTATTGGTTTGATTTGCGCTTCATCAGGTATGCGCTGGAGTACTACAGGTCAATTAATTGCTAATACACCAACCATGATTATcgaagaattttttttgatcGTATTAATTCAAGCTCATAATTGGGCTGATCAACAAAGAAGAGTTGAAGTGTCTGCCTTATTAGCAAGAAGACACATTCTCTTAGCATATATTGATGGGCATTTTTAA